The genomic DNA TGGTCGGCTATTTTCAGGAGGCCAAGGCGATCAAGGCGCTCCAGTCCCTTTCGGCGAGCATGCGCGTGGAGGCGGTCGCCCTCCGCGCCGGGGAGCCGGTGCGTCTTGCCGCGTCCCAACTGGTGCCAGGGGATATCGTCCTACTCAGGTCCGGCGACAAGGTTGCGGCGGACCTGCGCATCCTTTCGGTCAAGGAACTCAGGGTGGACGAGTCCACCCTGACCGGCGAATCCGTGCCCGTGGAAAAGAACCCGGCTGCCAGTCCCATGGACGCGGTGCTGGCAGACCGACGCTGCATGGCCTATGCGGGCACGCTGGTCAGCTTCGGCCAGGGGCGCGGCGTGGTCGTGGCCACGGGCAACCTGACCGAGATCGGGCGCATATCGGGCCTCATCGATTCGGCGGACGAGCTGGAAACCCCGCTGACCCGCAAGATCACCCGTTTCAGTCATCTCCTGCTCATCGCCATCCTGGCCCTGGCCGGTCTGGCCTTTCTCCTCGGCCTGATGCGTTCCGAGCCCTTGAGCGATATTTTCATGGCTGCCGTGGCCCTGGCCGTGGGTGCCATCCCCGAAGGACTGCCTGCGGCGGTGACCATCATCCTGGCCCTTGGCGTGTCGCGTATGGCCGAGCGCAAGGCGGTCATCCGCAGGCTGCCCGCCGTGGAAACCCTGGGCGGCACCACGGTCATTTGCTCGGACAAGACCGGCACCCTGACCGAAAACCAGATGACCGTGCAGAGCATCTTCAGCGGCGGGATGGGCTACGATGTTTCGGGCACAGGTTATGGCAGCGAGGGGGAGATCGTCGCCCAGGACGGCGGCGACGCCCGTGCCAGCAAGGCCCTGGAGGAGTGCCTGCGCGCAGGGTTGCTGTGCAACGACGCCAGGATACGGAGCAAGGACGGCCAACTATCCGTGGAGGGAGACCCCACCGAGGGGGCCTTGCTTGTCTCGGCGGCCAAGCTCGGCCTTGAGCTCGGTGCCGAGATGTCGGCCCGGCCCAGGGTGGACGAACTGCCCTTCGAGTCCGAGTGGCAGTACATGGCCACCGTGCATGACCAGGGCGACCATGTGATCGTCTACATGAAGGGTGCGGTGGAGAGGATCGTCGAATGCAGCGCAGCGAGCATGACCCCGTCCGGGGACGTGGCCGCGCTCAATGCCGATGTCATCCTGGAGGAGCAGCGGCGCATGGCGGCCAAAGGGCTCCGGGTGCTTGCCCTGGCCAGGAAGGTTCTGCCCGCAGGCAGCGGGATAGAGCGCGCGGACGCCTGCCTGGGCATGGATTTCCTCGGGTTGCAGGGGATGATCGACCCGCCGAGGGAGGAGGCTATCAAGGCGGTCGCGGCCTGCCA from Pseudodesulfovibrio aespoeensis Aspo-2 includes the following:
- a CDS encoding cation-transporting P-type ATPase — protein: MANLLEKHWHYREGDEVAALLSVDPKTGLDQFETEQRLKRFGENVITGKRSKTALERFLLQFHQPLVYILIAAGVVTALLGEWVDSFVIMGVVLVNALVGYFQEAKAIKALQSLSASMRVEAVALRAGEPVRLAASQLVPGDIVLLRSGDKVAADLRILSVKELRVDESTLTGESVPVEKNPAASPMDAVLADRRCMAYAGTLVSFGQGRGVVVATGNLTEIGRISGLIDSADELETPLTRKITRFSHLLLIAILALAGLAFLLGLMRSEPLSDIFMAAVALAVGAIPEGLPAAVTIILALGVSRMAERKAVIRRLPAVETLGGTTVICSDKTGTLTENQMTVQSIFSGGMGYDVSGTGYGSEGEIVAQDGGDARASKALEECLRAGLLCNDARIRSKDGQLSVEGDPTEGALLVSAAKLGLELGAEMSARPRVDELPFESEWQYMATVHDQGDHVIVYMKGAVERIVECSAASMTPSGDVAALNADVILEEQRRMAAKGLRVLALARKVLPAGSGIERADACLGMDFLGLQGMIDPPREEAIKAVAACQKAGVSVKMITGDHALTAEAIGLQLGLSGRDCTLGRDCPVLTGREIAALSDKELIEKVGGVPVFARVSPEQKLRLVMALQARGEICAMTGDGVNDAPALKQADIGIAMGITGTDVAKDAADMVLTDDNFATITAAVEEGRGVYANLIKFIAWTLPTNAGEGLVILFAILFNTALPILPVQILWINMTTAGCLGMMLAFEPKEPGIMERPPHRPDKPILDRVILRRIGLVSLLLLVCAFGLFKWEILSGSSPEKARTIAVNVFVVIEGFYLFNARSFKRSPFALGLGTNLWVIGGFVIMMTLQLLFTYAPVMNTLFSSTPIGLLDWLKITLCGVAAFLLVEADKKRTASDV